From a region of the Phaseolus vulgaris cultivar G19833 chromosome 6, P. vulgaris v2.0, whole genome shotgun sequence genome:
- the LOC137832584 gene encoding uncharacterized protein translates to MGGSSMAAARVTRFLATRHLRDHRDTCVADVEFEFLHDGETLLAHSACSDDCQNPNEIEFDEDEDHRDTVEQNRTFWDNQHQILQANAYRTSSLESGIRNATKEALQNIQSAETVCGCGRQIPLTTCRNCLMREVSGRLQKAGYNSAVCKTKWRSSPDIPSGEHSFLDVVENSKRGEMRVIVELNLRGEFEIAKGSEEYNRLVGKLPEVFVGKVERLSNLIKVLCVAGKRCMKEKKMHMGPWRKHRYMQAKWLGPCDRNTSTTSVSMGYSERIPMPKPRQKASLLTVDLLDNFPNMHCTAVEVV, encoded by the exons ATGGGTGGATCCTCCATGGCCGCCGCAAGAGTCACCAGGTTTCTGGCCACCCGCCACCTCCGCGACCACCGTGACACTTGTGTCGCCGACGTTGAATTCGAGTTTCTCCACGACGGAGAAACGTTGTTGGCCCACAGCGCCTGCAGCGACGACTGTCAGAACCCCAACGAAATCGAGTTCGACGAAGACGAGGATCACCGAGATACCGTCGAACAGAACAGAACCTTCTGGGACAACCAGCACCAGATTTTGCAG GCCAATGCGTACAGAACAAGTTCTTTGGAGTCAGGGATAAGAAATGCGACCAAAGAAGCGCTTCAGAACATACAAAGCGCAGAAACGGTGTGCGGTTGCGGCAGACAGATACCTCTCACCACTTGCAGAAACTGCTTGATGAGAGAAGTTTCTGGGCGGCTTCAGAAAGCAGGTTATAACAGTGCTGTCTGCAAAACAAAATGGAGAAGCTCACCAGATATTCCATCAG GTGAACACAGTTTTTTGGATGTAGTGGAGAACTCAAAGAGGGGGGAGATGAGGGTGATTGTGGAGCTGAATTTGAGAGGAGAGTTTGAGATAGCAAAGGGAAGTGAGGAGTATAACAGACTTGTTGGGAAGCTGCCAGAGGTGTTTGTGGGGAAGGTAGAGAGATTGAGCAACCTGATAAAGGTACTGTGTGTGGCAGGGAAAAGGTGCATGAaggaaaagaaaatgcacaTGGGGCCATGGAGGAAGCATAGGTACATGCAAGCCAAGTGGTTAGGTCCATGTGACAGGAACACTTCCACAACCTCAGTCTCAATGGGATATTCTGAGAGGATACCAATGCCAAAGCCAAGGCAAAAGGCATCCCTGTTGACTGTTGATCTGCTAGACAATTTTCCTAATATGCACTGCACTGCTGTTGAGGTTGTGTAA